The Pungitius pungitius chromosome 4, fPunPun2.1, whole genome shotgun sequence nucleotide sequence TTTGAAACCAGTAGgcgcaaatgcacacacacacacacacacacacacaggcacactaGTGCGTagtgcacagacacactaaaTAGACATCATCTGGTCCAGTGTTGCGGGCCCCCGTCTGGCTGGGAGTAACACTTGACTTTTTGCAGCACaaatggaaggagaggagacacCTTTTCAAGGAATATCAAGCTGTCACTGCACTTTATTACCTGACCCATATAAAGCCAAAGGTATTTATCAGTAGATCTCCAAACTAACTGCAAGTGAAATCCAAGAAGCCCTGCGGCAAATTTGGTGATTGAAGGATAGAATTTGAACTCTGCGCCGTTGTTCACCGAGAGCAACTCggactaaccccccccctcccacggccCGAATCAAGGATCCGTAATAATGacaagaacaacatttaatgAGTTAACGCAAATGACTTGATTTACAGAGCCATGGGCCAGGTGTCTGAGGAGCAAACCAAGACCTGACTCCTTTTATCCGAGCTCAGGATACAAAGCACATTTGGTTCTGGCGCCTTGTTCTTTCCCTCATATATTATTCCTTTACTGTTGAACTTCACGTGACCTCTCTTTGCGTGGCACAGCATCCGAGGGGCGGCGGTGAATGCTTAGTGGCTCTCCTCCTAAACTACACAAATTGAGTGTATTGGTGTTTAAATGACTCCTTGAGTGCTTTTAAATCCGTCCCGGCCGTCCTGTATTGAAAATGCACTCTGTAATCCTCAGAGGGTTTGTTTGGACTGCAAATTAATGCAGATCCCAGAGTCTCAGAGCCCCAAACCTCATTGTAAGTTGTAACTGCCGCGCTAAAGGTTGCCTTGCAGTAAACCCCgctataaaaataaaaccttattTTCTTTGAAACGACCTCTTTAGATTGGAGATTTGTTGGACTTTTCATTGATGAAgtgcatttgttttattattttctaccCAGCCAGGGTTTGTTTCAAAAAATGTACCAGTGGATTTATATCCACAaagtcataaacacacacatattgaacACAACATGCAGATGGATAGAAGGCTCATACAGGATCAACACATATGTGACAAGCTACACAAGCAAAACCACACACAGCTTACTCACAATGTGTAATGATGTTGAATTTGAAACTATACGAAATGTtgtgtcatcccccccccccccccccccccccccccacagttccCAAGCTCGTCCCCGAAGGACGTGACCGTGGTGAGCAAAGAGAACAAGCCTCGCACCATAATAGTCAACTGGCAGCCTCCCTCTGAAGCCAATGGGAAGATCACCGGTGAGTTCCTCCTCAGACGTCTGATCGATGTGGATCCATAGTCCATCCAGAGGTCAGAGAGGAGTCGTAGAATCTTTACCACTAAGATGTCATGCATTGAATTATATTGCTTTTTCTGCATTAAAGCGCAAAATCCCTTCTAATCTATATTTTTCTATATAGTTACTGAGTTTGGAGGGATCAGCTGTAGAGATCTCCGCCTTCTCTCAATATTTTGGCACTTTGTGGTGTGATCTTGTGATATCAAAAGGAATCCAACGTTCCAGACAGAATCTAAAAATAATGCACCTACTTTGTTGGAAGAAGGTTCACGTTGTAACTGTTTGAAGTCCAACGTCTgggtgaactgtccctttaactgccccccccccccccctccccctctttcaaACCCTCCCTGTTGCAGGCTACATCATCTACTACAGTACAGACGTCAACGCCGAGGTCCACGACTGGGTCATCGAACCGGTGGTGGGCAACCGGCTGACCCACCAGATCCAGGACCTGACGCTGGACACCACCTACTACTTCAAGATCCAGGCCCGCAACTCCAAGGGCATGGGCCCCATGTCGGAGGCCGTCCACTTCCGCACCCCAAAGAGTACGATTTGTGTTCAGACGCCGATGAAACGCCGCACTAGACGTGGTTTTAGTGATTGTAAAGGACTCCTTGTGCTCCTTAATGACACTCGTCATGTGACACTCTCGCTGCTCTCCTCCCTTCTggttctgcctctctctctctctctctctctctctctctctctcgcactctCTATCGCTCTCTCTGGCTTTGTGTCCCGTCTCCCACGCGGCTCTTTTTCGCGCtaacctgttttttttgcttctcttctctttatttttttattgtctctccctccctgctctcCTTTGGCCTGTTTAAGCTGAGTCCTCTGACAAAATGGCTAACGACCAAGGTAAACGCCCGCCTCGACACTTTCTCTTTCGCCTGCCGTCTCCGCAGGTTGTCCCCGCCTGTGCGTGCTTATTGTCCACATTATTGCGTGTCCCGTGTGCGTTTGGATGGCGGATCCAACGTTTcagttaatatatttttttttcttccccttttgaATCAGCCTCAAATCTTCCACCCAAACCGGGGCCTCCAGGGAACTTCCATCCACAGGACCCCAGAACAGCTGTCGGTAAgagtctcacccccccccccccccccccgacccctcgcCGCCTttaactagggttgggtatcgagaatcgagaatcgaatggaatcggaactagctttgcgatttacccggtatcgttcaaaagttttaaaattcgattcctagtttcgattctcagtccgccggcgccgaccggaaatagaaaccgctgaacaccaacgaagaagcgtccaccggaagtgttggcgtaacagcgcgatcgaacatgtatagcgtgcgtcggcggtccaaagtgtggttacacttttcgaaacaaaccgaaaacttggcaaaaactcccggttgttgtgaatttgtgacgcatcagatcagtgcgcgcgcgggtgccgggtggccagagcggagcggtcctatctgttaaagtgaccagtgaggctggcgctgcaaagaaaaaaaaaaggttgtactagcactccccgcgtagaccgccagcagccccccgtcagcgaaagtgtccctgatttgaggttgggagagttgcgcgcccccccccccctccgtgtgccccgtgtttgacgcgctgcctcctctgattccaagggttcgtccatcagtgggagcaaagtaacgtttaagtacctgcagtatcatacactcacgtgtaaatgtgtttttgtgaggtttcaaaaataaagctctctggaggaaagtgtacccctgttatttataatgtttatacaatattcaagttcatagtttgatattcatattgtagttgaaaacagccctgttagaaattcatagtaaagttaataaaaagttaatagaattaacattgatggagaaggtcagactatttccttcagaaagacccttggttagctagctcatttaaaatatcttaaacttaaacttttttgaccctgcctcttaaaagaatcggaatcgagagtcgctgggaaccggaatcgaaacaaggaatcggtatcggaatcggaatcgctcaaattcaaacgatacccaaccctaccttTAACAGAACACAACCTGCAGAACTCGGATCTGTCTCTTTTCTATTGATGGTTTTTTTGGGCCAGGTGTCTTTTCAAAGAGGTGTGTCCTAACATATCGGTTTCTTTCTCCTCTcggtgtggtggtgggggggggggggggggaaatcaggcGTCGGAGGCAACGGCGAAAGTCACATCCtggtcatcgtcatcatcatctccgTGGGAGCCTTCACCATCATCGTGGTGGTGGTCGGGGCCTTCCTGTGCACGCGGCGCACCCACGTCCCACCAGAAGAAGTAAAGGGGCCACTTCTGACTCTCAGCTTTctcccgtgtccccccccccccttccccccctcctccgagtATCAGTCTCTCACCTCGACCCgccgcgcgctctctctctctctctctctctcttctctctctctctctctctctctctctccggcagAAAGCGGGGCGGCCTCCAAGTCGTCCAAACGGCTCGCACAAGTACAAGGGGAACTCCAAAGACCTGAAGCCCCCGGACCTGTGGATCCACCACGAGCGGCTGGAGCTGAAGCCCATGGACAAGTCGCCGGACCCCAACCCGGTGATGACCGAGACGCCCATTCCCCCGCACCTCGCAGGACATCACGCCGGCCGACGCCGGCCTGGACGGCAACCCCCACCTGCAGCAGCGCCGCAACTCCTACCGCGGTCAGTgcctgccggagggcggggggtggggggggctggtgcatcatttgtgttgttgctgttgttgttttttctgtgtgttggctCATGCAAAAAACATTTCGTGCTCTTCATACGTGACGTCGCTCACTTACGGCGGTGCTGCGAGCACCTTGCTGCCAATCGGATAGCTTCCAGTGCCGTGAATCGCCCCTCACTTTAATTGGTTCacggctttttaaaaaaaaaatttaaaccCGACTATATCAAACTAACGAATGGATCCGGAGGTCTTAAGACGGGTTGGTTCACACAGAGGAACAGAGTTAGCGGCtctttctgattggctggtcTCCACCGCACCTTTCAGGCCACGAGTCAGAGGACAGCATGTCGGCACTAGCAGGCCGACGAGGGATGAGGCCTAAAATGATGATGCCTTTTGACGCGCAGCCGCCCCAGCGTaagtgtgtgttcgtgtgagtgactgtgtgtgtgagagggataAAATTATAGTAAATCATTTTCAACTGCATGTCGTACTGTTGTCTGATCATGGGAACCAGTTAAACTAAATAGTCATTGTTATGGGACAGTGTATATTACAGGGaactgcatgcgtgtgtgtgtgtgtgtgtgagtgtctctcATCAGCAATACTTGCACGTCCTTCATCAGTAtttcagcctgtgtgtgtgtgtgtgtgtgtgtgtgtgtgtgtctccatttcCATTCACAGCCGTGATTAGCGCTCACCCCATCCATTCCCTCGATAACCATCACCACTATTATCACATGGGCAGCGCGGCGTCGCCGACGCGCAGCTACCTCTACCACCAGGGCGGCGGGCACCCGCGCCCGCACGCCTGCGCCACCCCCGTCTCCCATCTAGAAAGGGTGGAGTCCACAGGTGAGACACttctgccacctgctggacggcggcggcggcgattTTATCAGCTGCTGGTTTCTCTCCCTGCCGTCTGATtggctctcttcttctctcctgaaCTCTGAAACAAAGCGACACAAACGCTGCCAGTGAGACGTGCCAGTGATTCAATTCGGTTGAGGCTGGTTAGATTAGATCGTTCTTAAGTGTACAGTTGACTAAAGATGGAGGATTGTTGCTAAATTAATTATtaagttaaaaaacaaacttgGAGGGACTTTTCCTAAATTAATAAATGAGTAACTGATGCTGGAAATGAAACCTGCGGATCTAGTTTAATGGCCCTAAAGGATGTAATGAGAATGTTATCAACCATCATAATAATATAACTGCATTTCAGGGCTGtaactttatttttgtcatCAAATAATCTGATGAGTCCGAGCCGAttcattgaatatttatttcagGCCCAATTTGGTTGTGGACTAAACAAATGATggtttcgccccccccccccccccctccagagtcGGTGAGGAATGCCCCATCTCGGAGCCCCTCCCAGCAGCAgccaccacctcctcccaggTGTCCTGCCCCTCGGAGATCATGGTCGACCCGGAGGGCAGCTACCACGGCTCCACCACCACCGAGGAGGAGGCCAGCTACTCCGGCAACCTGCCCCCCCACCGCTCGGCCCACCCGCACGCCCACGCCCACCCGCTCAAGAGCTTCGGCGTGCCCGCCGTCGCGGCCGCCGGCCATCCGGCGTACGAGTCGCCCGCCCTGCCCAGCACCCCCCTGCTGGCTCAGACCGGTGAgagagcgcgcgcgcacacacacacacacagatactggATTAATACACACCTGATGCATGTggggctgagtgtgtgtgtgtgtgtctgtgcgttcATGTGTTAGTCGatcatttcattgtttgttttgctgtttaattcagacttttttttttaatcttaaaaatgtttaaagtaGAACACAGTCTTGTATCATTTTTTTACTGATGAATCTGGTCCAGTCGGCGACTCGTCCTCCTTCGTCATATCACCTTCAcccgtcgacccccccccccccccccccccccccctcctcctcactgacTGTTGTGCGTTTGTCACGTTCAGGGCCCCCCACTCACCCCCATGTTGTTAAAACAGCCTCTATCGGAACCCTAGGGAGGACACGGACACCGATGGTGGTCACGGTGCCCAACGCCCCCGACGTGCCCGAGACCAGCAAGATGCTGGAGGATGTCGACAGCGTGAGTaacagcccccaccccctcccccctccccccccccccccccccccccacacacacacactcctcctcctccgattTCTGCCGTGATGGTGGCGGATGTTTTGAAGCTGCAGTCCTGTCTCTTAGAGTTACACCAATCACACAatccttccttttcttttgggcCACTGGATTGTTTGGTGACGCTGGTTTTAACCACATTttctgtgttctctctctctctctttctctctctcaattaTTCTGTCCGACTTCAATCTCACCGTTTCTCTCCGGCTGGCTTTCGATCAACTCATTTAACCGTCTAATGCCTGATCTTAACGCAACTCACGCCTGGAATGTCCCCCCCCCATTTGAACGTTCCTGCCGGTCCCCGATTGGCCGCCGGCTGCTCTCTtgaatgtttttgc carries:
- the neo1a gene encoding LOW QUALITY PROTEIN: neogenin 1a (The sequence of the model RefSeq protein was modified relative to this genomic sequence to represent the inferred CDS: deleted 4 bases in 3 codons), with product MTDDAEAEASRCGGSPPPLSGQNGEITSYKIRYRKGSRRSEAAETTAGTQLVKLIDGLERGTEYSFRVSAMTVNGTGPATDWTTAETFESDLDESRVPDQPSSLHVRPLVNSIVVSWTPPENQDIVVRGYGIGYGIGSPHAQTIKVDYKQRYYTIENLDPSSHYVITLKAFNNVGEGIPVYESAITRPQSVPDPSPMMPPVGVQASVLSHDTIKVTWADNSLPKNQKITDNRFYAVRWKTNIPANTKVKTANATSLSHMVTGLKPNTLYEFSVMVTKGRRSSTWSMTAQGTTFETIPSSSPKDVTVVSKENKPRTIIVNWQPPSEANGKITGYIIYYSTDVNAEVHDWVIEPVVGNRLTHQIQDLTLDTTYYFKIQARNSKGMGPMSEAVHFRTPKTESSDKMANDQASNLPPKPGPPGNFHPQDPRTAVGVGGNGESHILVIVIIISVGAFTIIVVVVGAFLCTRRTHVPPEEKAGRPPSRPNGSHKYKGNSKDLKPPDLWIHHERLELKPMDKSPDPNPVMTETPIPRTSQDITPADAGLDGNPHLQQRRNSYRGHESEDSMSALAGRRGMRPKMMMPFDAQPPQPVISAHPIHSLDNHHHYYHMGSAASPTRSYLYHQGGGHPRPHACATPVSHLERVESTESVRNAPSRSPSQQQPPSSQVSCPSEIMVDPEGSYHGSTTTEEEASYSGNLPPHRSAHPHAHAHPLKSFGVPAVAAAGHPAYESPALPSTPLLAQTGPPTHPHVVKTASIGTLGRTRTPMVVTVPNAPDVPETSKMLEDVDSSYEPDELTEEMAHLEGLMKDLNAITTAP